The following nucleotide sequence is from Nitrospira sp..
CTTCGTCTCTAGCGTTTATCGAATTTGCAAGGACATTAATTCGGGAGGCGTTTTCTCCTCATGATCCAGAGCAGGCTCAGCATTTCATGTCGGTAGAAATATTTGCAGAGGTCTTGGGCAAGCTTAAGCCACACTTCATCCATCATCCAGAGTCTAAGCGACACCTTCAAGCAGTTCTGGCTGAATTGGGATGTGATCTTGAGAAAACCTACTTTGACGTTCCTAAGATGCGAAGCTCGACGAGTGATAACTATCTCACTACGGGGATAGCCTATGCCTGGCACCCCCATCGGGACACCTGGTATTCAGCGCCGATGTTTCAAATTAATTGGTGGATACCGATTTACGACATTCAGGCTGATAACGCCATGGCGTTTCACCCTCAGTATTGGAATTCGCCCGTTGCCAATACTTCAAACGGGTACAACTATTATCTCTGGAATCAACAGCATCGAGGTGGGCACGTTTCCCAGTATCTCAAACAAGACCCTCGTCCCCTTCCCCGACCCACGGAAGCCCTGCAATTGGACCCCCAGCTCAGGTTGATTGTTCCAGCCGGAGGAATCATCCTATTTTCTGCCGCGCAGATGCATTCCAGCGTACCTAATACTTCTGGAAAAACACGGTTCAGTATCGATTTTCGTTGTGTGAATATGGAGGATGCTATCGCGAGATGTGGCGCTCCACGCGTCGACGAAGCATGCACGGGAACGACCATGCGTGATTACTTGCGTGGTTCAGACCTTGCCCATATTCCAGACGATATCGTAGCCCTATATGACGATGGTACTGGGGATTCGGGAAAGCTTGTTTATCATCCAAAGGCATCGTAATGGCCTACAGTGACGAGGGGGGCCCCCCCAGGCCCCTCACCGAATGGCGAGACGAAACGGTTTTAGTCACGGGGGGGGCAGGGTTTCTCGGATCTCACCTGTGTCGCCGTCTGCTGCTAGCCGGAGCGGTCGTCCATGCCACATCACGCCGCCCTCAGATACCAGGCCCTGGGAGGGGCTGTTGGTGGCAGTCGAACCTCTCTTCATTGGACGAAGTGAGAAGCCTTGTCCGCCGAACGAAGCCAACGATAATTTATCATCTTGCAGGATCCGTCGGGGCCAAGCCCGACATTCAGTATGTACTGCCTACATTTGAAAGCCTACTCTCCAGCACCATTTATATTTTGATTGCAGCAGCTGAAATCGGTTGCCGGCGTGTCGTTTTGAGCGGATCACTGACGGAACCAAACTTGGACACTGTTCTCCCGATTCCCAGTTCTCCTTATGCGGCGGCAAAGTGGGCTGCGAGTGCGTACGGGAGAATGTTCCACGTTTTGTATCGAACTCCCGTTGTGTCGGCGGTACCGTTTATGACATTTGGCCCACATCAAGATGAGAAAAAATTGATACCTTCGGTCATATTGAGCTTTCTGAGAGGAGAAGCTCCTGAACTGACGAGTGGTCGATGGGAAGCTGACTGGGTATACGTAGATGATGTGGTAGATGGATTGTTAGCGGCCGGGGTGGTTCCTGGCATTGAAGGGAATACTCTCGATCTGGGATCGGGAAGAACGAGGGCAGTGCGAGAGGTTGTGGAAACAATCGCAACAATTATGGCGTCTGCGCCACAGCCAAATTTTGGAGCATTGCCTGATCGTCCCAGTGAACCTGTTCGCATAGCAAATGTCCAAGAGACACGACGGCGTATCGGTTGGTCTC
It contains:
- a CDS encoding NAD-dependent epimerase/dehydratase family protein yields the protein MAYSDEGGPPRPLTEWRDETVLVTGGAGFLGSHLCRRLLLAGAVVHATSRRPQIPGPGRGCWWQSNLSSLDEVRSLVRRTKPTIIYHLAGSVGAKPDIQYVLPTFESLLSSTIYILIAAAEIGCRRVVLSGSLTEPNLDTVLPIPSSPYAAAKWAASAYGRMFHVLYRTPVVSAVPFMTFGPHQDEKKLIPSVILSFLRGEAPELTSGRWEADWVYVDDVVDGLLAAGVVPGIEGNTLDLGSGRTRAVREVVETIATIMASAPQPNFGALPDRPSEPVRIANVQETRRRIGWSPQTVFEEGLRRTVLWYRQRAPEKRS
- a CDS encoding phytanoyl-CoA dioxygenase family protein is translated as MNNAVYYDAPITDDLRRQMLFDGQLFVYSPRPSSLAFIEFARTLIREAFSPHDPEQAQHFMSVEIFAEVLGKLKPHFIHHPESKRHLQAVLAELGCDLEKTYFDVPKMRSSTSDNYLTTGIAYAWHPHRDTWYSAPMFQINWWIPIYDIQADNAMAFHPQYWNSPVANTSNGYNYYLWNQQHRGGHVSQYLKQDPRPLPRPTEALQLDPQLRLIVPAGGIILFSAAQMHSSVPNTSGKTRFSIDFRCVNMEDAIARCGAPRVDEACTGTTMRDYLRGSDLAHIPDDIVALYDDGTGDSGKLVYHPKAS